The following proteins come from a genomic window of Elusimicrobiota bacterium:
- a CDS encoding FAD-binding oxidoreductase: MGPYLDGLFAQSNLGVVVKAGVWLMPAPERYDFMAFEYTAGADRFPAFIEDFRSLIFQNAIRSRPHLANDFAMLCIVSQYPHDLAAGQRTLSPEAMAAWRKKFGVSAWTFGCGVYGSRGEVAHQKKRIKKTFARYGVTRFIGSYVNQGRWGRLYRWAVHTGMRWMGKSPELIEAIWPAINLFRGVPTDQYAKQVYFKHYDRKPTDTIDPARDGCGFIWIGPVVPFTGEDAARAMDLARPVFAKHGFDVFIELIVESPRALIALFGVFYDKKSAEERARGAAWYKDMREAFLDAGYPPYRVGTGSQPGAFDRTPVLRDVVHRIKKSLDPDNILAPGRYGTPPR; this comes from the coding sequence GTGGGCCCCTACCTGGACGGCCTCTTCGCCCAATCCAACCTGGGGGTGGTGGTGAAGGCCGGGGTGTGGCTCATGCCGGCCCCCGAGCGCTACGATTTCATGGCCTTCGAGTACACCGCGGGGGCGGACCGTTTTCCGGCGTTCATCGAGGATTTCCGGTCGCTGATCTTCCAGAACGCCATCCGCTCGCGGCCGCACCTGGCCAACGATTTCGCGATGCTGTGCATCGTGTCCCAATACCCGCACGACTTGGCCGCGGGGCAACGCACGCTGTCCCCGGAGGCCATGGCGGCCTGGCGGAAAAAGTTCGGGGTGTCCGCCTGGACGTTCGGCTGCGGGGTTTACGGGAGCCGCGGGGAGGTCGCCCACCAGAAAAAACGCATTAAGAAAACCTTCGCCCGCTACGGGGTGACGCGTTTCATCGGGTCCTACGTGAATCAAGGCCGGTGGGGGCGCCTTTACCGATGGGCGGTGCACACGGGCATGCGCTGGATGGGAAAATCCCCCGAATTGATTGAGGCGATCTGGCCGGCGATCAACCTGTTTCGTGGCGTTCCCACGGACCAATACGCCAAGCAGGTGTATTTCAAGCATTACGACCGGAAGCCGACGGACACCATCGACCCGGCGCGGGACGGGTGCGGTTTCATTTGGATCGGCCCCGTGGTGCCCTTCACGGGGGAAGACGCGGCCCGGGCCATGGACCTCGCCCGCCCGGTCTTTGCGAAGCACGGGTTCGACGTGTTCATCGAACTGATCGTGGAAAGCCCCCGGGCGTTGATCGCGCTGTTTGGCGTTTTTTACGACAAGAAAAGCGCGGAGGAACGCGCGCGCGGCGCGGCCTGGTACAAGGACATGCGGGAGGCCTTTTTGGACGCGGGGTACCCGCCCTACCGCGTGGGCACCGGCAGCCAGCCCGGCGCCTTCGATCGGACGCCCGTGTTGCGGGACGTCGTCCATCGGATAAAAAAGAGCCTCGACCCCGACAACATCCTGGCTCCCGGCCGCTACGGCACACCCCCTCGCTGA
- a CDS encoding FAD-binding protein: MSLPSELMNEMTAALGPDNAVWAPAAVEERTRSCLPQSHIPDGVVTPRTLEEVRAVLAAARKHNVPVWTISTGKNWGYGEKAAPYAGGLTMELSRMNRILEVNERLGYAVIEPGVTYAQLHDHLRVHAPSLWTDSSGSTKDASVIGNALDKGRGLTPYADHFGALCGLEVVLADGRVVRTGGGPDNNRCWTCTNGAWAPTWTASSPNPTWGWW; encoded by the coding sequence ATGAGCCTTCCTTCCGAGTTGATGAACGAAATGACCGCGGCGCTGGGCCCCGACAACGCGGTCTGGGCGCCCGCCGCCGTTGAAGAGCGCACGCGTTCCTGCCTGCCCCAGAGCCACATTCCCGACGGGGTGGTGACCCCCCGCACGCTGGAGGAGGTGCGCGCGGTTTTGGCCGCGGCGCGCAAACACAACGTGCCGGTCTGGACCATCAGCACGGGAAAAAACTGGGGCTACGGGGAAAAGGCGGCCCCCTACGCCGGCGGCCTGACAATGGAATTGTCGCGCATGAACCGAATTCTGGAGGTGAACGAAAGGTTGGGGTACGCCGTGATCGAGCCCGGCGTGACCTACGCGCAGTTGCACGACCATCTGCGGGTCCACGCGCCCTCGCTGTGGACGGATTCGTCGGGAAGCACCAAGGACGCGAGCGTGATCGGCAACGCGCTGGACAAGGGCCGGGGGTTGACGCCCTACGCCGACCACTTCGGCGCGCTCTGCGGCCTGGAGGTGGTGTTGGCCGATGGGCGCGTGGTGCGCACGGGCGGCGGGCCCGACAACAACCGGTGTTGGACCTGTACAAATGGGGCGTGGGCCCCTACCTGGACGGCCTCTTCGCCCAATCCAACCTGGGGGTGGTGGTGA
- a CDS encoding VanZ family protein — protein MGRHSRPGSHHRRQRTPREFPREGPALTPRARWWGAVALWCALIFSLSSVPDRRTEAAPLPETLSRKAAHLVEYGVLAFLVLRALAAGGAGRKKALLGAFLFAVVFAASDEWHQTFVPGRYGKVRDVALDALGAALALSVYARRSSLFPREGK, from the coding sequence ATTGGTCGGCATTCCCGTCCTGGATCACATCATCGTCGGCAACGGACGCCACGTGAGTTTCCGCGAGAAGGGCCTGCTCTGACCCCCCGCGCCCGCTGGTGGGGCGCCGTGGCGTTGTGGTGCGCCCTCATCTTCTCCCTTTCCTCCGTTCCCGACCGCCGCACCGAGGCGGCGCCTCTGCCCGAAACTCTGTCCCGCAAGGCCGCGCATCTGGTGGAATACGGCGTGCTGGCTTTCCTCGTCTTGCGGGCCCTGGCCGCCGGCGGCGCGGGGCGAAAAAAAGCCCTCCTGGGGGCGTTCCTCTTCGCCGTCGTTTTCGCCGCGTCCGACGAATGGCACCAGACCTTTGTGCCCGGCCGCTACGGCAAAGTCCGCGACGTCGCGCTGGACGCCCTGGGCGCCGCCTTGGCCCTTTCCGTTTATGCCCGACGGTCGTCCTTGTTCCCCCGGGAGGGAAAGTGA
- a CDS encoding YjbQ family protein, with amino-acid sequence MKAFTDYLWFNTEKRTDVVNITEDLAARVEKSGVREGFCLVSAMHITAAIWVNDEEAGLKKDVMVWLEKLAPRGDYLHHQTGEDNADAHLKRTLVGHQALLPITGGRLDLGPWEQVFYMEFDGQRRKRVVVKVMGE; translated from the coding sequence GTGAAAGCGTTCACCGATTACCTGTGGTTCAACACCGAAAAAAGAACCGACGTCGTCAACATCACCGAGGATCTCGCCGCGCGGGTGGAGAAAAGCGGCGTGCGGGAGGGGTTCTGTCTCGTGTCGGCCATGCACATCACCGCGGCCATTTGGGTCAACGACGAGGAAGCGGGATTGAAAAAAGACGTGATGGTCTGGTTGGAAAAGCTCGCGCCCCGGGGGGACTACCTTCACCACCAAACGGGGGAAGACAACGCGGACGCCCATTTGAAGAGGACCCTGGTCGGGCATCAAGCCCTGCTCCCCATCACCGGGGGCCGGCTCGACCTGGGCCCCTGGGAACAGGTGTTTTACATGGAGTTCGACGGCCAACGGCGCAAGCGCGTGGTCGTCAAAGTGATGGGGGAATGA
- the radC gene encoding DNA repair protein RadC: MTDPSPTDGHRARLRDRWHRAGSKGFADHELLELLLTYVFRRTDTKPLAKRLLERFHGLKGVLDATPEQIEEVAGAGPRAAEFVSLLRGAMERYFETDVRRTDLLNTPEAVVAYCRAALEGLPHEVFDVIYLTAKNRVLSRERLAEGTIDQAAVYPRKVVTRALAANAAGLVFVHNHPSGDPEPSPDDRRLTQRLRDAAQLVGIPVLDHIIVGNGRHVSFREKGLL; encoded by the coding sequence ATGACCGACCCTTCACCCACCGACGGCCACCGTGCCCGGCTTCGCGATCGCTGGCATCGCGCCGGGTCCAAAGGCTTTGCCGATCACGAGTTGCTTGAACTGTTGCTCACCTATGTGTTCCGACGCACCGATACCAAACCGCTGGCCAAACGCCTGCTGGAGCGCTTTCACGGCCTCAAGGGCGTTTTGGACGCCACCCCCGAGCAAATTGAAGAGGTGGCGGGCGCGGGGCCGCGCGCGGCCGAGTTCGTGTCCCTGCTTCGGGGTGCGATGGAGCGTTATTTCGAAACGGACGTGCGCCGCACGGATCTTTTGAACACCCCCGAGGCGGTGGTCGCCTACTGCCGGGCCGCCCTGGAAGGCCTTCCCCACGAGGTCTTCGACGTGATTTACCTGACCGCCAAAAACCGGGTCTTGAGCCGGGAACGCCTGGCTGAAGGCACTATCGACCAGGCGGCCGTGTACCCGCGTAAAGTCGTCACCCGCGCCCTCGCGGCCAACGCGGCCGGGTTGGTGTTCGTGCACAACCACCCCTCCGGCGATCCCGAGCCCTCGCCGGACGACCGCCGGTTGACGCAACGCCTGAGGGACGCCGCCCAATTGGTCGGCATTCCCGTCCTGGATCACATCATCGTCGGCAACGGACGCCACGTGAGTTTCCGCGAGAAGGGCCTGCTCTGA
- a CDS encoding DNA recombination protein RmuC, whose product MTPALAAAVGALAAALVAVAVWALWARRGDPPALALLRQQIDLLRQQSSEADQHHARTLGETLSRLGSEVNRQLEAVSRQVLESQKTVGDRLDNAARVVGDVQKNLGALSEASEKIFEVGKDIAGLQNILRAPKLRGGLGEFFLADLLGQILPPEHVSFQHAFRSRETVDAVVRVGGRLVPVDAKFPLENFRKMLEASSDDERAAQRRKFGQDVRKHIDAIATKYILPDEGTYDFALMYIPAENVYYESIIKDDADGALLEYALKRRVVPVSPGSFYAYLQAIVLGLRGFQIEENARRIMEDLARLRGDFARFAEDFDTLGKHLANAKTKHDDAGRRLERFQDKLENVHEPAADPLLPPKTAV is encoded by the coding sequence GTGACCCCCGCCCTGGCCGCCGCGGTCGGCGCCTTGGCCGCGGCCTTGGTCGCGGTCGCGGTCTGGGCGCTGTGGGCCCGTCGCGGCGACCCGCCGGCCCTGGCGCTGCTGCGACAGCAAATCGACCTGCTCCGTCAACAATCCAGCGAAGCCGACCAGCACCACGCCCGCACCCTGGGCGAAACGCTGTCGCGCCTCGGGTCCGAGGTGAACCGCCAATTGGAGGCCGTTTCGCGGCAGGTCTTGGAAAGCCAAAAAACGGTCGGCGACCGTTTGGACAACGCGGCCCGGGTGGTGGGGGACGTGCAAAAAAATCTCGGGGCCTTGAGCGAGGCCAGCGAAAAGATTTTCGAAGTGGGCAAAGACATCGCCGGGCTCCAAAACATCCTGCGCGCGCCCAAATTGCGCGGGGGGTTGGGGGAATTTTTCCTGGCCGATTTGTTGGGCCAGATCCTGCCCCCCGAGCACGTGTCGTTCCAACACGCCTTCCGCTCCCGGGAAACCGTCGACGCCGTGGTCCGCGTCGGCGGGCGCCTCGTGCCGGTGGACGCGAAGTTCCCCCTGGAGAATTTCCGTAAAATGCTGGAGGCTTCCTCGGACGACGAGCGGGCGGCCCAGCGCCGCAAATTCGGCCAGGACGTGCGCAAGCACATCGACGCCATCGCCACCAAATACATTCTCCCCGACGAAGGCACCTACGACTTCGCCCTGATGTACATCCCGGCCGAAAACGTCTATTACGAAAGCATCATCAAGGACGACGCCGACGGCGCCTTGCTTGAATACGCCCTGAAGCGCCGGGTGGTGCCGGTTTCCCCCGGGAGCTTCTACGCTTACCTGCAGGCCATCGTCCTCGGCCTGCGCGGCTTCCAGATCGAGGAAAACGCCCGCCGCATCATGGAAGACCTGGCCCGCCTGCGCGGGGATTTTGCCCGGTTCGCCGAGGATTTCGACACCCTCGGCAAGCATTTGGCCAACGCCAAAACCAAGCACGACGACGCCGGCCGGCGGTTGGAACGTTTTCAAGACAAACTGGAAAACGTCCACGAACCGGCCGCGGACCCCCTCCTCCCCCCCAAAACCGCTGTCTAA